In Flagellatimonas centrodinii, a single window of DNA contains:
- a CDS encoding bifunctional diguanylate cyclase/phosphodiesterase, whose translation MSSAPTLGSLETLSRLLRTRANRHAWIGLGVGLFAALAATLLHCRYETGSYTLTGMLWVQSQNPALWLLDLMPLAFLLWGQYIGMVMSYQASALVMDETRALREQASLLAHQLGDVTDTHGPRCHLPGRGQLLDGIRQALIRTPTGQGRLQVLALVSDRYAALAYGERSDGADRLVQQMALRLRHALGDHDLLTHLGHDRFAVLSPMTGDDTDSHRLARRLHLAFDTPVTLGDGPLGVSLHVGVAHGPRHGNQPESLLRNAEAACYLAQARGQETTVFDPEADQDASGDAHLLADLYGALHHDGLVDCYQLQRGIRGERRLRQQPQWPHPLRGTLSAHHFMDLPARATLLHQLTAWQLREAMHRLESLPPASRPHLVIRPPARAWDRLPLADMVLRLLQAHDRPAERLTLELPVALLVRESAALKQTLTTLASAGVRLGMAGQSLLGTLPAAALVYPLHEARLPSVWLREIGRHERGAALLAQTLAQLHELGLQVTLGGADSAECLETASALGADYLEGRAIELPLSPTAVALSLETN comes from the coding sequence ATGAGCTCCGCACCGACGCTGGGATCACTCGAGACGCTGTCGCGGCTGCTTCGCACCCGCGCCAACCGCCATGCCTGGATTGGCCTCGGCGTCGGCCTGTTCGCGGCCCTGGCGGCGACACTGCTGCACTGTCGCTACGAAACCGGCAGCTACACCCTCACCGGCATGCTCTGGGTTCAGAGCCAGAACCCGGCGCTGTGGCTGCTGGACCTGATGCCGCTCGCCTTCCTGCTCTGGGGCCAGTACATCGGCATGGTCATGTCTTACCAGGCTAGCGCCCTGGTGATGGATGAAACCCGCGCCCTGCGCGAACAGGCCTCGTTACTGGCGCACCAATTGGGTGATGTCACCGACACTCACGGCCCCCGGTGTCATCTGCCGGGGCGGGGACAACTGCTGGACGGTATCCGCCAGGCGCTGATTCGTACGCCGACGGGCCAAGGCCGCCTTCAGGTCCTGGCGCTGGTCAGTGACCGCTATGCGGCGCTCGCGTACGGAGAGCGTAGCGATGGCGCCGACCGCCTCGTACAGCAGATGGCACTTCGGTTGCGCCATGCGCTCGGGGACCACGACCTGTTGACCCACCTCGGCCACGACCGATTCGCGGTGCTCAGTCCGATGACCGGCGACGACACCGATAGTCACCGGCTGGCCCGTCGGTTGCATTTGGCCTTCGATACCCCGGTGACCCTGGGCGATGGACCGCTCGGTGTCAGCCTCCACGTCGGCGTCGCCCACGGTCCGCGACACGGCAATCAGCCCGAGTCGCTCCTGCGCAACGCCGAGGCCGCCTGCTACCTCGCGCAGGCCCGCGGTCAGGAAACCACCGTATTCGACCCGGAAGCCGACCAGGACGCCAGTGGCGATGCGCATCTGCTCGCCGACCTCTATGGCGCTCTCCACCACGACGGCCTGGTTGACTGCTACCAGCTGCAACGCGGCATCCGCGGCGAACGACGCCTGCGCCAGCAGCCGCAGTGGCCGCACCCGCTTCGCGGCACCCTGAGCGCGCACCACTTCATGGACCTGCCCGCCCGCGCCACGCTTCTGCATCAGCTCACCGCCTGGCAGCTTCGGGAAGCAATGCACCGGCTCGAATCACTGCCACCCGCCTCGCGGCCGCATCTGGTCATCCGCCCCCCGGCTCGCGCCTGGGACCGACTGCCACTGGCCGACATGGTGCTGCGTCTGCTGCAGGCGCACGACCGGCCGGCTGAGCGACTGACCCTGGAGCTGCCAGTGGCGCTCCTGGTGCGCGAATCCGCTGCGCTGAAGCAGACATTGACCACACTTGCGAGCGCCGGGGTTCGTCTCGGCATGGCCGGACAGAGTCTGCTCGGCACCCTGCCGGCGGCGGCGCTGGTCTACCCGCTGCATGAGGCCCGATTGCCTTCAGTCTGGCTGCGCGAGATCGGGCGCCATGAACGCGGCGCAGCGCTTCTGGCGCAGACCTTGGCCCAGCTCCATGAACTCGGCCTCCAGGTGACGCTGGGCGGTGCAGACAGTGCCGAGTGTCTCGAGACGGCAAGCGCGCTCGGCGCCGATTACCTCGAGGGGCGTGCCATCGAACTGCCGCTGTCCCCCACCGCCGTGGCGCTGTCACTGGAGACCAACTGA
- a CDS encoding SDR family NAD(P)-dependent oxidoreductase translates to MAHSAPTDAPPLSFASDHLDGRVILITGAGDGLGRALAIAAAGLGAQVVLLGRTTAKLEATDDAIRAAGGAPAALYPVNLTGATWGDLAEVAMTLETEFGRLDGLVHAAAHFKTFTRMEDVEPKDWLESLQVNLTAPFALTRHCLPLLRHSGDGSVVFVADQGGRRHKPFQGAYGVAKAALETLSAQWAHEQTADAPVRFNTYYPGPMRSGVRLKGYPGEVLDQVPAPDTAVPRLLWLLGPDSRGISGQQF, encoded by the coding sequence ATGGCCCACTCCGCCCCCACCGATGCTCCACCGCTGTCCTTTGCCTCTGACCACCTCGACGGTCGGGTGATCCTGATCACGGGCGCTGGCGATGGTCTCGGCCGGGCGCTGGCGATCGCGGCTGCCGGGCTGGGCGCACAGGTGGTGCTGCTGGGGCGGACCACCGCCAAACTGGAGGCCACCGACGACGCGATCCGTGCTGCCGGCGGCGCCCCCGCAGCGCTGTATCCGGTCAACCTCACCGGCGCCACCTGGGGTGACCTGGCCGAGGTGGCCATGACACTGGAAACCGAATTCGGCCGCCTCGATGGCCTGGTGCACGCCGCCGCCCATTTCAAGACCTTCACCCGCATGGAGGACGTCGAACCCAAGGACTGGCTGGAATCCCTGCAGGTCAACCTCACTGCACCGTTTGCCCTGACCCGCCACTGCCTGCCCCTGCTGCGACATTCCGGCGACGGCTCGGTGGTGTTCGTGGCCGACCAGGGCGGGCGCCGGCATAAACCGTTCCAGGGTGCCTATGGCGTCGCCAAAGCCGCCCTTGAAACCCTGAGCGCGCAATGGGCGCACGAGCAGACAGCGGACGCCCCGGTGCGGTTCAACACCTACTACCCCGGGCCGATGCGCAGCGGCGTCCGGCTGAAAGGATACCCGGGCGAGGTTCTGGACCAGGTCCCGGCGCCAGACACTGCGGTGCCCCGCCTGTTGTGGCTGCTCGGGCCGGATAGCCGCGGGATCAGCGGTCAGCAGTTCTGA